CTCAAGGGCTGCGCTTCAAGGTCATCACCATGCAGGGCGTGCAGATGCTCCAGCAGACGGTGAAACGAGTAGTTTCGCGCGTCGGCCAGCAGCACGTCGGCTAGATCACGGGTTGTCTGCCGGTCAACAGTGGCCATTCGTAGCACTCGTTGTTAGTGGTATTGATCACTTCCAGGCGATGGAAGGAATTGATGCTCGCGTACAGCGCAAAGAAGTGCGAAAGCACACTGGCGAACAGGTACAACTCGCCCTCGCAAAGGAAGGCGTTCTGGTCCAGTTGCAGGCGGGTGTGCAGGCCGCGTACCGGCTGGCCCTTCATCAGCCAGTCGATGGGCGTGGTCACCGCGTTGTGGATGCCATTCAGGCGCTTGCGAGTGGCGCGGGCCTGTTGCAGGTCGTGCAAGGCGGCGAAGTCGTAGGCGCGGATCACCGCCTTGAGCGGCTCGGCCGAGAGCAGCGACAGGTAGTTCAGTGACAGGTTGGAAATCAGCGTCCAGTGCAGGCTGCTGTCCAGTACGGGCCGATAGCTACGGGTCGGTGCAATCAGGTTGGTGTAGGTGGCAAACGACGGCGTGATTTCGGTAGACAGCGACACATCGCCTACGCCCAGCAACCGCGGCAGATCGCGATTGCTGCAGGTCAGTTCGATAGACGCCGCCTCATGCTCGCCGATGTACAAGCTCTCATCGCCACGCACGAAGGCGATGCGATGGCGCAAACCCTCGCGGCCGTGGGATTCCTCGATATGCGTGCGGAAGTACAGTGCGGTGCGGCCCCGTGCGTGCTCGATCTCATGCTGGAACGATTCGAACGGTGTAAACCTGCGCAGTGGATCACCGTGGCGCTCCTTGTCTGCGGCGTCCCAGCCGGCCACCTGGTCGACGCTGAAAATCTCATACGCTTCGGGACGCTTGCCGCTGGGGCTGATGCGTCGCTCCAGGCTGCGACCATCCAACGCAATCGGGTTGGCATCGTGGCGGAACAGATTGACCGCCGGCGCGCAGTACAAATGCAGATCACTGGTACGCAGGCGAATATCGGTCGGCATGGGCCGACTGAACTGAAACTCGAAACGCAGGCTGCTGGCGCTGACATCCGGCCACACCTGAGCCAACCGCGTCAGGCTGAAAAAGTGGAAACGCTGCGGGAACACAAAGTACTCCTGCAGGATCCGGTAGCCGTCGAACACATTGCGCGGGTAGGGCAGCAGTGCCTCGTCGGCGGTGAACCCGGGGAAGCCGATATCCTTGGGCGACAAGCGATAGTTTTGGCCATTGATGTGCAGTGTGACGCTATCGAGGTAGTGGGCGATCCACAGGTACAAGGTCAGCGCGGTGGCGTTATCGCCGCCCAAGTGAAAGTCCAACTGGTCACAGGCCATGCTGGTCAGCGGCTGCTCCGTCAACACCTTGAGGTCGATGCACATCACCGAGGCCTCGCGGCTGTGGGCGTCGCTGACTGCCTGTAAGGCCAACGGGTATAGGTTGACGTCGGTGCAGGTGCGGAACTGGCAGGAGATACCATCCACCGGTTTGGCGAACAATGGCGTGCCTTTGGGAATCACCTGGCGTTGGCTGATCGCATCGGGCAACGGAGTAAAGCGGATGATGGTCGCACTGGGCAGGGGCCGCAGGTAGTTGGGCCAAAGCATCTGCAATAGCGGGTGGGTCAGCTCCGGCAAGTCGTCGTCGATCTTCATCCCCAGCTTGGCGGTGAGGAAGGCAAAACCTTCCAGCAGCCGTTCCACGTCCGGATCGCCGGCCTGATCGCCGAGAAATTGCGCCAGTTGCGGGTTGTCCTCGGCAAACTCGCGACCGAGTTCGCGCAGGTAGCGCAACTCCTCGGCAAAGCGTTGTTTCAAGTCCATCGCATCCTCATTTCACGCGGGTGTAACCGTCGCGGCCATGCATGGCCACCTCGATCTGCACCTGTTCTTCCTTGTGATTGACCCGCACCTGGCAATCCAGGCGAAAGTTCAGCTCCAGCGGCAGGTCCGGGTCGGGCTGATAGCGCACGCCGGTGACCGTGATCCGGGGTTCAAACGCCTCCACTGAGCGCCGGATATCGGCGCTGATGGCCACGACCAAATCACTGCTGGCCTGGGTGACGCCGTTGAAGTCGCGCAGGCCCAGCTCAGGACTGCTTTGCGAGCAGCCCTGGCTTGAGTTGAGCACCTGTTCCAGGTGACGCTTGATCGCCTCGACACGCTGTCGCGCCTGTTCATCCGCTGTGCCCTGCCGGTAGCGCGGTGCGTCAGGCTCCAGGCGTTCGAACAGGCTGCCGCCCACTTATTGGGTGTCCAGCCGACCGACCAGCGAGATCTCGAAATTGGCGCCCATGTACTTGAAGTGCGGACGCACCGCCAACGACACCTGGTACCAGCCCGGATCGCCGGCCACGTCCTGCACGACGATTTGCGCGGCACGCAAGGGGCGACGGCTGCGCACATCGGAGGAAGGGTTTTCCTGGTCGGCGATGTACTGCTTGAGCCAGGTGTTGAGTTCGCGTTCCAGGTCCTGGCGTTCTTTCCAACTGCCGATCTGTTCGCGTTGCAGCACCTTGATGTAGTGGGCCAGGCGATTGACGATAAACAGGTACGGCAACTGGGTGCCGAGCTTGTAGTTGGTCTGGGCTTCCTGGCCTTCGCGGGTCTTGGGGAAGTTTTTCGGTTTTTGCACCGAGTTGGCCGAGAAGAACGCTGCGTTGTCGCTGTCCTTGCGCATGGTCAGTGGGATGAAGCCGGCTTCTGACAGTTCGAATTCCTTACGGTCGGAGATCAGCACTTCGGTGGGGATCTTGGCCTGCAATTGGCCGAGGGATTCGTACAGGTGCACCGGCAAGTCATCCACGGCACCACCGGATTGCGGGCCGATGATGTTCGGGCACCAGCGATAGCGGGCGAAGCTGTCGGTGATGCGCGAAGCCATCAGGAACGCGGTATTGCCCCACAGGTAGTTGTCGTGGTTGCCGTCGACGGTTTCGTTGTAGCCGAAGCTGCGAATCGGGTTCTCCAGCCCATCGTAAGGCGAGCGCAAAAGAAAGCGCGGTAGTGTCGCGGCGATGTATTTGGAGTCTTCCATTTCGCGCAGGCTACGCCATTTGGTGTGGCCGGGGCCTTCGAAGATATCGCTGACTTCCTTGACTGACGGCAGGTCCTGATAGCTCTTGAGGTTGAAGAACTCAGGACCGGCAGCCATCACGAAAGGGGCATGGGCCATGGCGCCCACGGAGGCGATATAGCTCAGCAGTTTCATGTCTGGAGAGGAGGGACCGAAGGTGTAGTTGCCAATCATCGCCGCGATGGGCTCGCCACCGAACTGGCCGTAACCGGAGGTATAGGCGTGCTTGTACAAGCCGCTGCGGGTGATGTCGCCAGCGTTGTCGAAGTCGTCCAGCAGTTCTTCTTTGGTGACATGCAGCACTTCCAGCTTGATGTTCTCGCGAAAATCCGTGCGATCCACCAACAGTTTCAGACCACGCCACGCCGATTCCAGTTGCTGGAACTGAGGTTGATGCAGAATCACGTCCATCTGCTTGCTCAAGGCGTGGTCGATTTCGGCAATCATCTGGTCGACCCGATGCTTATTAACCGGCTGCTGATGGTCGCCGCTTTGCAGAATTTCGCTGATGAACGCAGCTACACCTTGGCGAGCAATGGCATAGCCTTCCTGAGAGGGGCGGATGGTGGTGTTGGCCAGCAGTTGATCCAGCAGCGACGGTTGTTCGTCGGTCACCAGCACTTGGGCGGCGGCGCTTTCCATAGGCATGGGGAGTACTCCGTTGAGAAGGGCGTTCAATCAGTTGTCTGGTGCGTCGAGCACCAGGTTGAGTTCGCTGGCCAAGCGTTGGCGGGCGCTCTCATCAGTCAACAGGTTTTGCAGGTGCTTACGAAAGGCTGGGACGTTACCCATCGGACCTTTCAGCGCGACCAAGGCTTCGCGTAACTCCAGCAGTTTGTTCAACTCGGGCACTTGACGGGCAACGGCGTCGGGGCCGAAGTCATTGATGCTTTTGAAGTGAAGTTGCACATTCAAGTCCGTGTCCTGGTCATTGCTCAACACCGACGGGACCGCCATGCCCAGGGAAACTTCGGCTTTGGTCAGTACTTCATTGAAGGTGTCTTTATCTATTCGGGTAGATTGCCGGTCTTCAAGGGCGGTAAGTTCGCCGTGCCCTTTAAAGTCCCCAGTGATGAGTAACTTGAGTGGTAGCTCCACTTCCGCCTGTTGGTCGCCCGTGGCAGGAACGTACTTGATGTTGATACGTTCTTTTGGAGCGACGGAACTTTGGGTTTTTGACATGGGAAAAGTCCTTTTTTGTAAAGTGGCGCTATTAAGAACCTATGTTTCAGGACTTGTCATGTCGGACGGAGTCGATCCGTTTTGTGGTCTTCGGATGTAAGAAATATCCATGTTTAGTGTGTTTAAAGTAGAGTGGGAAATTTCATACGTTATTGACTCTTAAATCTGAGGGGCGGTTCTGATAATTGAGGATTTGGCGGGAAAAGTGTTTCGAGGGCTTGTCTGTTAGTTGCTTGCGAGTTCACGCTAAATTGCTTTTGTTGGAGTGGGTTGGGTTATCACCTTAGATGAAAATCCAGAGTCTTCTTTTTAATAAAAACAGTGAGGCGTTGATGCGCAAGGGATTGCAACGTTGGGGTTGGATCGGGGGCGTGTGTGTGGCGTTGGGCGTCCCGCACGTGCAAGCAGTACCCGCGACGCAAGATTGCCCGGCAATCGTGTCGCCATTGAAGCGCCTGGAGTGCTTCGACCTGGCCGCCGGCACCCCCATCCATCAGCCGCCTGCGCCGCCACCTGTGCTGGGTCGGGTGTTGCCGATTATCGATCTGGTGCAGCGCAATGAAGCCAAGCGACCGGCTGAAGACCAGCGTTTTCTGTTGTCGTCTTTTCCTGATCCGGACAACGACCAGCAACCGAGGCTGGTGATCTCGGCCCCGGCCTTGGGCGCGCTGCCTCCCCGGCCCTACCTGGCGATCAGTTGCGAATCAAGAATTTCGCGCCTGCAGCTGGTGCTGGACGAGCCAGCCAAGCCCAACAAAATCCGCATCCAGCTGTTCAAGGATGAGCGTCCAGTCTCCGCGCCTTACCAGTGGCAGGTACTGGACGACGCCGGCTTAGTGGTCGATGCCGGGCGGGGTCTGCAGGCCATTTCTTTGTTACGCAACATGGGCGGCGGTCAGCGCCTGCGGCTTGAGAGCGACTATCCCCGCTTGCACGGCTTGGTATTTGACGCCGAAGGTTTGGGGGCATTGATCGAGCAGGAGCGCCAAGTATGTCGCTGGTGATTGATGTGCCCGAGCACACGCTTCAACGGCTGCTGACGCCTATCGACCCCGACCAACCTGCTGGCCATTTTGATGTGGAGGACGAGACCTACCAAGCCATCGACCAGGAAATGGTCAAGCTCGGTGGCCTGCGTGAGAGTGACATTGACTGGCCCTATATTGACGAAGCGTCCCGCGACTACCTGGCCACCCAATGCAAACACTGGCGCATCCTTGGCCATCTGCAGGTGGTATGGCTGCGTACCCGACAATGGGCACGCTGGGCCGATGCTCTTGGTTTGATGGCCGGCATGGTTGAGCACTTTTGGGACAGCGCCTACCCCAAGCCGGGACCGACCGGCTACTTGAACAAGCGCAAGCAGCTACAGCGCCTGCTGGGTGACCTGGGGCAAGTGCTGCCGAGCCTGGACCGCAGCAGTTTCGCCCCGGCGTATCAAGCGGCGGCGGAACAGGCATTGGCCAGCCTGCAACGTTGTGCCGAAAGCGCCAAGCTTGATCCTGCCCCCCTGGACGCGCTGCAACGGCAGTTGAGCAAGTACAGCGAGCCGGTCGTCGCGACTGAGACCTTGCGCGCCAATCCTTCCGGCGGCGTCCTGGATTCGACATTTTTTGCCAGCCCCAAGCCTCAGGCCCCGGGCAATGAGCGCGAACAACGCCGAGCCGTGTTGAGCATGGCCGACCAGATCAATCAGCAGGACCCCTATGATCCGACCGGCTACCAGTTGAGGCGTTTCGGCCTGTGGTCCCACCTGCGTACCGCGCCTTCAATCACGCGCGATCGTCGAACCGAATTGACCGCCGTACCCAAGGACATCGTTGACGTCTATCAAGACGCCCTGAACCACAACACCCTGGATCCGAACCTGCTGCTGCGCATCGAAAAGAGCGTTGCGGCATCGCCGTATTGGCTGCGTGGCAGTTACCTGGCCGCCCACATTGCCTCGCGCCTGGCGATGGAGGAGGTGGCTGCCGCTATCCGCCAGACCTGTGAACGCTTCGTTTGCCGCCTTCCGGCCCTGTTGGAATTGTGTTTCAGCGACGGCACTCCGTTTGTGGATGCACAAACCCAGGCATGGATCACCGGCGCTGATCAGGCGGAGACGGCAGGTAGCCCGGTGCAGGAATACGCCGGTCTGCGCGATGAACTGGCCACCCAACTCGCTACTGAAGGCGTCGAGGTGGTGCTGCTGCGCCTGCAGGAACTGCACGCCAGCCGTGACGCCCCGCGCCAACGCAGCTATGCCACGGTGATTGCCGCGGATTTACTGGCGTCCCGTGGCCTGTCGTGGCTGGCGGAGGATCTGTACGCCAACGTTGCGCGGATGATGCGTGATACCTCCGCGCAGGGGTGGGAGCCGGAGCTATATCAGAAGGTAGCGAGCGCTTTCAGTGAGCCGAAGGAGTAGTCGCGATGTCTCGCCAAAGTGACTTGCGCTTCACATTCGAGCCATTGAAAGGCGACCCTTTCGAGGTGGTCTCGTTCACGCTCCGCGAGGGGGTGTCTGAACCCTTCAAGCTCGAACTCGAACTGGCCAGCCACAATGCGGCTATCGACTTCAATCGAGTTCTTGATCTAGCGGGGCTGTTCACGATTTGGCGTGGAGAAACTCCGGTGCGTTACGTTCATGGCCTGGTCAGCCTATTCCAGCAGGGCGACACCGGCTTTCGCCGCACCCGCTACACCGCAGTGGTCGAGCCAACCCTGAAGCGTTTCGACCTGCGCTCCAACTGGCGCATCTTCCAGGCCCAGACCGTGCCCGACATCATCACCAACGTGCTGGCCGAACAAAAACTGACCGACATCCGCAGCGAAATCTGCTTCGAGCACCAACCCCGCGAATACTGCGTGCAGGCCGGCGAAACCGACCTCGATTTCATCGCCCGCCTGGCCGCAGAAGAAGGCCTGCTCTACACCTTCGAACACCGCGCCGACGGCCACACCCTCGTTCTTACCGACCGCGTCGGCGGTCTAGGTACCATCGGCACCCATACGGATTGCCCGGTGATCTACCAGCCGATGGGCGGCGGCGACTCCATTAAACCGGCGCTGAACCGCTTCCACTACACCGAACAAGTGCGCACCGCCGTGCAGGTACAGCGCGACTACACCTTCACCCACCCACGCTACAACCAGCAGCACACCGCCACTGGCGACCAGGACCTGAACAACCAGCACAAGGATTACGAACGCTACGACTACCCCGGTCGCTACAAACGCGATATCGCCGGCAAGCCCTTCACCAAAACGCGCCTGGCGGCCCTGCGCAACGACGCCAAGTTGGCACACCTGGAAGGCGACGATGAGCGCCTGCAACCGGGGTTGGCGTTCGACCTCAACGATCATCCGCGTGAGGACTTCAATGATCGCTGGCGCACCATCGCCATCAAGCACGAGGGCAAACAGCACACCAGTTTGCAGGAAGAATCGTTTGGCAGTGGCCTTGGTACCTCTTACTCGTTGAAGGCCAGCGCCATCCGCTGGACCTCGGATTGGAAGGCGCCGCTGCGGGACAAACCGTGCATCGACGGGCCGCAAATCGCCACCGTGGTCGGGCCTCCTGGGGAAGAGATTTATTGCGATGAATGGGGCCGGGTCAAGGTGCAGTTCCCGTGGGACCGCTCGGACAAAAACAACGATCACAGCTCGTGCTGGATTCGCGTCACCCAAGGCTGGGCCGGCGCGACTTGGGGCTCCATGGCCATCCCGCGTGTGGGTCAAGAGCTAGTGATCAGCTATCTGGACGGGGATCCTGACCAGCCAATTGC
The genomic region above belongs to Pseudomonas azotoformans and contains:
- a CDS encoding type VI secretion system Vgr family protein, encoding MSRQSDLRFTFEPLKGDPFEVVSFTLREGVSEPFKLELELASHNAAIDFNRVLDLAGLFTIWRGETPVRYVHGLVSLFQQGDTGFRRTRYTAVVEPTLKRFDLRSNWRIFQAQTVPDIITNVLAEQKLTDIRSEICFEHQPREYCVQAGETDLDFIARLAAEEGLLYTFEHRADGHTLVLTDRVGGLGTIGTHTDCPVIYQPMGGGDSIKPALNRFHYTEQVRTAVQVQRDYTFTHPRYNQQHTATGDQDLNNQHKDYERYDYPGRYKRDIAGKPFTKTRLAALRNDAKLAHLEGDDERLQPGLAFDLNDHPREDFNDRWRTIAIKHEGKQHTSLQEESFGSGLGTSYSLKASAIRWTSDWKAPLRDKPCIDGPQIATVVGPPGEEIYCDEWGRVKVQFPWDRSDKNNDHSSCWIRVTQGWAGATWGSMAIPRVGQELVISYLDGDPDQPIAIGRAYRQTNLPPYELPKLKALATTKSREFGGTRANELRIDDTTAQISAALMSDHEHSALHLGYLTHPRHHGGGKPRGEGFELRTDGHGALRAAKGLLLTAEAQLKAGAGQLERQQVIDVLQAALTLARQLGASAENAQGVAQDSQPQQALTQAVNALGHGANDQPHGTDNGTHPIIALSGPAGIAAATSRSIALGAGEHIDSVAQHNQQLTAGKKVVINAGDEIGLFAQGGDMRHIAHNGQLLLQAQHNSIQVQADQSVEISASQQHVLVAADKHITLLCGGAYIKMQGGNIELGMPGNFTVKAANKYFIDPSNAAAELNSWPATSFNERFQTRFTNGDPIRDRAYALIRKDGARFEGRTDGEGYVTLQQGMTLEGLVLEWLDNGEPA
- the vasI gene encoding type VI secretion system-associated protein VasI, whose product is MRKGLQRWGWIGGVCVALGVPHVQAVPATQDCPAIVSPLKRLECFDLAAGTPIHQPPAPPPVLGRVLPIIDLVQRNEAKRPAEDQRFLLSSFPDPDNDQQPRLVISAPALGALPPRPYLAISCESRISRLQLVLDEPAKPNKIRIQLFKDERPVSAPYQWQVLDDAGLVVDAGRGLQAISLLRNMGGGQRLRLESDYPRLHGLVFDAEGLGALIEQERQVCRW
- the tssF gene encoding type VI secretion system baseplate subunit TssF, producing MDLKQRFAEELRYLRELGREFAEDNPQLAQFLGDQAGDPDVERLLEGFAFLTAKLGMKIDDDLPELTHPLLQMLWPNYLRPLPSATIIRFTPLPDAISQRQVIPKGTPLFAKPVDGISCQFRTCTDVNLYPLALQAVSDAHSREASVMCIDLKVLTEQPLTSMACDQLDFHLGGDNATALTLYLWIAHYLDSVTLHINGQNYRLSPKDIGFPGFTADEALLPYPRNVFDGYRILQEYFVFPQRFHFFSLTRLAQVWPDVSASSLRFEFQFSRPMPTDIRLRTSDLHLYCAPAVNLFRHDANPIALDGRSLERRISPSGKRPEAYEIFSVDQVAGWDAADKERHGDPLRRFTPFESFQHEIEHARGRTALYFRTHIEESHGREGLRHRIAFVRGDESLYIGEHEAASIELTCSNRDLPRLLGVGDVSLSTEITPSFATYTNLIAPTRSYRPVLDSSLHWTLISNLSLNYLSLLSAEPLKAVIRAYDFAALHDLQQARATRKRLNGIHNAVTTPIDWLMKGQPVRGLHTRLQLDQNAFLCEGELYLFASVLSHFFALYASINSFHRLEVINTTNNECYEWPLLTGRQPVI
- the tssC gene encoding type VI secretion system contractile sheath large subunit; this encodes MESAAAQVLVTDEQPSLLDQLLANTTIRPSQEGYAIARQGVAAFISEILQSGDHQQPVNKHRVDQMIAEIDHALSKQMDVILHQPQFQQLESAWRGLKLLVDRTDFRENIKLEVLHVTKEELLDDFDNAGDITRSGLYKHAYTSGYGQFGGEPIAAMIGNYTFGPSSPDMKLLSYIASVGAMAHAPFVMAAGPEFFNLKSYQDLPSVKEVSDIFEGPGHTKWRSLREMEDSKYIAATLPRFLLRSPYDGLENPIRSFGYNETVDGNHDNYLWGNTAFLMASRITDSFARYRWCPNIIGPQSGGAVDDLPVHLYESLGQLQAKIPTEVLISDRKEFELSEAGFIPLTMRKDSDNAAFFSANSVQKPKNFPKTREGQEAQTNYKLGTQLPYLFIVNRLAHYIKVLQREQIGSWKERQDLERELNTWLKQYIADQENPSSDVRSRRPLRAAQIVVQDVAGDPGWYQVSLAVRPHFKYMGANFEISLVGRLDTQ
- the tssA gene encoding type VI secretion system protein TssA, which codes for MSLVIDVPEHTLQRLLTPIDPDQPAGHFDVEDETYQAIDQEMVKLGGLRESDIDWPYIDEASRDYLATQCKHWRILGHLQVVWLRTRQWARWADALGLMAGMVEHFWDSAYPKPGPTGYLNKRKQLQRLLGDLGQVLPSLDRSSFAPAYQAAAEQALASLQRCAESAKLDPAPLDALQRQLSKYSEPVVATETLRANPSGGVLDSTFFASPKPQAPGNEREQRRAVLSMADQINQQDPYDPTGYQLRRFGLWSHLRTAPSITRDRRTELTAVPKDIVDVYQDALNHNTLDPNLLLRIEKSVAASPYWLRGSYLAAHIASRLAMEEVAAAIRQTCERFVCRLPALLELCFSDGTPFVDAQTQAWITGADQAETAGSPVQEYAGLRDELATQLATEGVEVVLLRLQELHASRDAPRQRSYATVIAADLLASRGLSWLAEDLYANVARMMRDTSAQGWEPELYQKVASAFSEPKE
- the tssB gene encoding type VI secretion system contractile sheath small subunit, translated to MSKTQSSVAPKERINIKYVPATGDQQAEVELPLKLLITGDFKGHGELTALEDRQSTRIDKDTFNEVLTKAEVSLGMAVPSVLSNDQDTDLNVQLHFKSINDFGPDAVARQVPELNKLLELREALVALKGPMGNVPAFRKHLQNLLTDESARQRLASELNLVLDAPDN
- the tssE gene encoding type VI secretion system baseplate subunit TssE produces the protein MGGSLFERLEPDAPRYRQGTADEQARQRVEAIKRHLEQVLNSSQGCSQSSPELGLRDFNGVTQASSDLVVAISADIRRSVEAFEPRITVTGVRYQPDPDLPLELNFRLDCQVRVNHKEEQVQIEVAMHGRDGYTRVK